The following coding sequences lie in one bacterium genomic window:
- the yajC gene encoding preprotein translocase subunit YajC, producing the protein MTAAINLLAMGAPGGGAGGAQGGGMSFFFVLILMFGILYFLVMRPQQKEQQRHREMLKNLKKGDEVITAGGIYGKIIELDDTTVELKIAEGTKIKLERGRIARVVQQS; encoded by the coding sequence GTGACCGCAGCGATCAATCTTCTGGCCATGGGAGCGCCCGGCGGCGGAGCAGGCGGCGCGCAGGGCGGCGGGATGTCGTTCTTCTTCGTCCTGATCCTGATGTTCGGTATCCTGTATTTCCTGGTGATGCGTCCGCAGCAGAAAGAGCAGCAGCGCCACCGCGAAATGCTCAAGAACCTGAAGAAAGGTGACGAGGTAATAACTGCGGGTGGTATCTACGGCAAGATCATCGAGCTGGATGACACGACCGTGGAGCTGAAGATCGCCGAGGGAACCAAGATCAAGCTGGAGCGGGGAAGGATTGCCCGCGTGGTGCAACAGAGTTAG
- the tgt gene encoding tRNA guanosine(34) transglycosylase Tgt: protein MTVNQDQIEKNEFSFRVTGRCGAARAGVLSTPHGEVETPVFMPVGTQATVKTLTPADLTGMGVQIVLANTYHLYLRPGEGLVREAGGVQEFMGWRRPMLTDSGGYQVFSLIDLSKISEEGVRFQSHIDGSYHLFTPEKVMRIQAALGADIVMAFDECVPYPAEEPYVQRAAERTLRWAERCRDSLASLTPEEAAPWPQALFGIVQGGMYGHLRDWSARRTVELGFPGYAVGGLSVGEPKDLMYGMLERALEHLPQEKPRYLMGVGWPEDMLEAVRRGVDMFDCVAPTRYGRNGTAWTSRGRLVVKNSACARDFRPLDEDCDCYVCQNFTRAYLRHLLHTGEVTGIRLTSHHNVHFMTNLVASMRRAILEGEFDRWSAAFYNKYKLNAPGGRAGETE from the coding sequence ATGACAGTCAATCAAGACCAAATTGAAAAGAACGAGTTCTCCTTCCGGGTAACCGGGCGCTGCGGCGCGGCGCGCGCCGGAGTGTTGAGCACCCCGCACGGCGAGGTCGAGACCCCGGTGTTCATGCCCGTGGGCACTCAGGCCACGGTCAAGACCCTCACTCCGGCCGACCTGACCGGCATGGGCGTGCAGATCGTGCTGGCCAACACCTACCACCTGTACCTCCGTCCGGGCGAGGGCCTGGTGCGCGAGGCGGGCGGAGTGCAGGAGTTCATGGGCTGGCGGCGCCCGATGCTCACCGACAGCGGCGGGTATCAGGTGTTCAGCCTGATAGACCTGAGCAAGATCAGCGAGGAGGGGGTGCGGTTCCAGAGCCATATCGACGGGTCCTACCACCTGTTCACCCCCGAGAAAGTGATGCGCATCCAGGCCGCCCTGGGCGCGGATATCGTGATGGCGTTCGATGAGTGCGTGCCCTATCCGGCCGAGGAGCCTTATGTCCAGCGGGCGGCGGAGCGCACCCTGCGCTGGGCCGAGCGCTGCCGCGACAGCCTGGCTTCGCTCACTCCGGAGGAGGCCGCGCCCTGGCCCCAGGCCCTGTTCGGGATCGTGCAGGGTGGGATGTACGGCCACCTGCGCGATTGGTCGGCGCGGCGCACCGTGGAGCTGGGGTTTCCCGGCTACGCCGTGGGGGGCCTGAGCGTGGGCGAGCCCAAGGACCTGATGTACGGCATGCTGGAGCGCGCCCTGGAGCACCTGCCGCAGGAAAAGCCGCGCTACCTGATGGGCGTGGGCTGGCCCGAGGACATGCTCGAGGCCGTGCGCCGCGGAGTGGACATGTTCGACTGTGTGGCCCCCACGCGCTACGGCCGCAACGGCACGGCCTGGACCAGCCGGGGGCGGCTGGTGGTGAAAAACTCCGCCTGCGCCCGCGATTTCCGTCCCCTGGATGAGGACTGCGACTGCTATGTCTGCCAGAATTTCACGCGCGCCTACCTGCGCCACCTTCTGCACACGGGCGAGGTGACCGGCATCCGCCTGACCAGCCACCACAATGTGCATTTCATGACTAATTTAGTCGCCTCGATGCGCCGCGCGATCCTGGAGGGGGAGTTTGACCGTTGGTCCGCAGCGTTTTATAATAAATACAAGTTGAACGCCCCGGGGGGCCGGGCCGGTGAAACAGAATGA